In a single window of the Methanofollis ethanolicus genome:
- a CDS encoding winged helix-turn-helix transcriptional regulator translates to MGTESLTLFRFSPEKIPKDKLRELFVGREKQLDNLVRDVGEAAKEYKTRFHLIIGPRGIGKSHFMVMAYYDLIEKYGSTVIPIKFAEEEYSIYRASDFFLRALDEYNKTYKKADITIPTHKGEDFVLDFALGKLEEISRTEKKQFVFLIENLNEIFLQLEKNEVAKLRSIFQKYDIFSVVASAPMIFPGVSEHDEPFFNFFRIDHLREFSLAESKQFLRRIGEVEKNEQFLQNFEKYEPKLEGIYHLTGGSPRLVIIIYEIINSGNIENIETIFLKMLDDYTPYYQKIFEMLSGQRRMIFDTLMLSPTPLTPKDIAEKTRIDVNTINTQLRRLDNDGYIRSHPMGKRTSYEVRERLFRLWREMRQPFGRNRISIFIDFLSLWYTPEERENIFKTKFALLKAGDTSVLRDVTYFFDAIPPERKIERLNEYISTIYKFGTKEDLECTFNRLKREAERLDPKLSMSVLHNEGIIALQSDNGEKAYTAAESCLAIDPNDTRGHFIKSMACLLLGNHEDAIDSMRCVIESSSGDPRLNTFFGNMLLFVGRKEEALAQADKALSISPNNIDALTLKGNILDYFKKYEEIVDIAEKVLHNQPDNIEALTFKIHGLYFLGKSKECLETIDLLLTIQADNKDALFFKMVALHDLEKYDESLASADAILSLNLDDCEKKIILEVQLVALINLQKYYEALVVADTILEDDPESLGTLVLKLMIVYNLEKREEAVILADHLYPDADKISPERVYPYTNILLSLGFDEYGEGNYGYGKKHISRAYEIESKRHEEFDLKDDTIESLKEIIDTGDPELIRMVTDTIIEAKGEKNEEYRWFIKPITDALMIIETGDTSLYYRILQSEERDLVADIVKKIMKSDVLMPDSSRGGV, encoded by the coding sequence ATGGGTACTGAATCCCTTACGTTATTTCGTTTTTCTCCTGAAAAGATCCCCAAGGATAAGCTGCGGGAATTATTCGTAGGGAGAGAAAAGCAACTTGACAATCTGGTCAGAGATGTAGGCGAGGCCGCGAAAGAATACAAAACGAGATTTCATCTTATCATCGGCCCCAGAGGAATAGGAAAATCGCATTTTATGGTCATGGCATACTATGACCTGATAGAAAAATATGGTTCGACGGTCATCCCCATAAAATTTGCAGAAGAAGAATACTCAATTTATCGTGCATCTGATTTTTTTTTACGAGCACTTGACGAGTATAATAAAACATACAAAAAAGCCGACATAACAATTCCAACACACAAAGGCGAAGATTTTGTACTCGATTTCGCACTTGGCAAACTGGAAGAAATTTCCAGAACTGAAAAGAAACAATTTGTTTTCCTTATCGAGAACTTAAATGAAATTTTTCTGCAACTTGAAAAAAATGAAGTTGCAAAATTACGTTCAATTTTTCAAAAATATGATATCTTCTCCGTCGTTGCATCGGCTCCGATGATTTTTCCCGGCGTTTCTGAGCACGATGAACCGTTTTTCAATTTTTTCAGGATCGATCACCTCAGAGAGTTTTCTCTTGCGGAGAGCAAGCAATTCTTGAGGAGGATTGGCGAGGTAGAAAAAAACGAACAATTCCTTCAAAATTTTGAGAAATATGAGCCAAAACTTGAAGGGATATATCACCTCACTGGCGGTAGCCCAAGACTCGTCATAATCATCTATGAGATCATTAATAGTGGAAATATCGAAAATATCGAGACGATTTTTCTCAAGATGCTCGATGACTACACACCATATTACCAGAAAATATTCGAGATGTTGTCAGGGCAGCGGAGAATGATCTTCGATACTCTCATGCTTTCGCCGACGCCGCTGACCCCGAAGGATATCGCCGAGAAGACGCGTATCGATGTAAATACGATCAACACGCAACTTCGGAGACTGGACAATGACGGGTATATCAGGTCTCACCCGATGGGAAAACGGACTTCCTATGAGGTACGTGAAAGACTGTTCCGCCTCTGGAGAGAGATGAGACAGCCCTTCGGACGCAACAGGATATCTATCTTCATTGATTTTCTCTCTCTCTGGTACACTCCCGAGGAGAGAGAAAACATATTCAAGACAAAATTTGCCTTGTTAAAGGCAGGAGATACGTCAGTCCTCAGGGATGTAACGTACTTTTTCGATGCAATTCCCCCAGAACGAAAAATAGAACGCCTGAATGAGTATATATCAACAATTTATAAATTTGGCACAAAAGAAGACCTTGAATGTACATTTAACCGTTTGAAAAGAGAAGCAGAAAGATTGGACCCGAAACTGTCTATGTCTGTCCTTCATAATGAGGGAATAATTGCTTTACAATCTGATAATGGAGAAAAAGCATATACAGCAGCCGAATCATGTCTTGCTATCGATCCCAATGATACTAGGGGTCATTTTATAAAATCAATGGCCTGTTTGTTGCTGGGAAATCACGAAGACGCAATCGATTCGATGAGATGTGTGATTGAATCTTCATCGGGCGATCCTCGATTAAATACCTTCTTTGGAAACATGTTATTATTCGTAGGTAGAAAGGAAGAGGCTCTTGCTCAAGCAGATAAGGCCTTGAGTATTTCACCCAATAACATCGATGCTTTAACTCTCAAGGGCAATATATTAGACTACTTCAAAAAATACGAAGAAATAGTGGATATTGCCGAAAAAGTGCTCCATAATCAACCGGACAATATAGAAGCATTAACATTCAAAATACATGGGCTCTATTTCCTCGGAAAATCAAAAGAATGTCTGGAGACCATAGATTTGCTCTTGACAATACAGGCAGACAACAAGGATGCATTGTTTTTTAAAATGGTGGCACTGCATGATCTAGAGAAGTACGATGAATCACTGGCCTCAGCAGATGCCATACTCTCACTGAATCTCGATGACTGCGAAAAGAAAATTATTCTGGAAGTTCAACTGGTCGCCTTAATCAACCTCCAGAAATATTACGAGGCACTGGTTGTTGCCGATACGATCCTTGAAGATGATCCCGAATCTCTAGGCACGCTTGTTCTGAAACTTATGATAGTATATAATCTCGAAAAAAGAGAGGAAGCCGTCATACTGGCAGACCATCTCTATCCTGATGCGGACAAGATAAGTCCCGAAAGAGTATACCCCTATACTAATATCCTTCTATCACTCGGATTCGACGAGTACGGAGAAGGCAACTATGGATACGGCAAGAAGCATATCTCAAGAGCATATGAGATTGAATCGAAACGGCATGAAGAATTTGATTTGAAAGATGACACGATCGAGTCACTCAAAGAGATCATCGACACCGGCGATCCCGAACTCATCAGGATGGTGACCGATACCATCATCGAAGCGAAGGGAGAAAAAAACGAGGAATACCGCTGGTTCATAAAACCGATCACCGATGCGCTTATGATCATCGAGACCGGGGATACATCGCTCTACTACCGGATACTCCAGTCGGAGGAGAGAGATCTGGTTGCCGATATCGTAAAGAAA
- a CDS encoding ATP-binding protein — MLPVGSPATGNDFIDREIETKLILDYLEKDHILLIAPRRYGKTSVMKKIEHKLSEDDTICIFLEVEDVSTPSKLLTEMIMGLVSSEKLEKTTKMITRIKKGFGWFKDNIESLEFVEFKAQLRHNIESDLQEEWDNKAYQTMEIVKSTSKKVVIIIDEFPYALKKMEAKDREAFLSWFRKVRMTIPNVKFVVGGSVSIDNIVDSVGESKLINDFKRVKISGFNKKIALGVVERTFEEEKWSYSPEYGTYILECIGDPYIPYFLAIFLSAIKDETIYGEEISSDLLRRIYETKILGSEGKQGFIHYKQRLATDYPKIQQKIAKRLLDSISRVEVYPRDLAYEIYREESGKDDLDEFCSLLADLAHDYYIVETPSADLKFHSKLLKDWWRIYHGY; from the coding sequence ATGCTGCCAGTAGGAAGTCCCGCAACGGGGAATGATTTTATCGACAGGGAGATTGAAACCAAACTCATCCTTGATTATCTGGAAAAGGACCATATCCTGCTCATTGCCCCCCGCAGGTACGGAAAAACATCCGTCATGAAAAAAATAGAACACAAATTATCAGAGGATGATACCATCTGTATCTTTTTGGAAGTTGAAGACGTATCAACACCATCAAAATTACTAACAGAAATGATAATGGGTCTGGTATCATCAGAAAAATTGGAAAAAACAACAAAAATGATAACACGTATAAAAAAAGGATTTGGCTGGTTTAAGGATAATATCGAATCCCTTGAATTCGTTGAATTTAAAGCACAATTACGCCACAATATCGAATCTGATCTCCAGGAAGAATGGGACAATAAAGCATATCAGACGATGGAAATAGTTAAATCAACCAGCAAAAAAGTCGTCATCATTATTGACGAGTTCCCATATGCGCTCAAAAAAATGGAGGCGAAAGATAGGGAGGCGTTCTTAAGTTGGTTTAGAAAGGTAAGAATGACAATTCCCAATGTAAAGTTTGTTGTGGGCGGATCGGTCAGTATCGATAATATTGTGGATTCTGTGGGCGAATCAAAACTGATCAACGATTTTAAGCGAGTGAAAATATCCGGATTTAATAAAAAGATCGCATTGGGTGTTGTTGAAAGAACATTTGAAGAAGAAAAATGGAGTTATAGTCCGGAGTATGGGACCTATATCTTAGAGTGCATAGGCGATCCCTATATTCCCTATTTTCTCGCGATCTTTCTCAGTGCGATAAAAGATGAAACAATATATGGTGAAGAGATCTCTTCTGATTTGTTAAGAAGGATTTACGAGACCAAAATCCTGGGAAGCGAAGGGAAGCAGGGTTTTATTCATTACAAACAACGTCTAGCCACGGATTACCCCAAGATACAACAAAAAATTGCAAAGAGATTATTAGACAGTATATCACGAGTCGAAGTCTACCCTAGAGATCTGGCATACGAAATCTATAGAGAAGAATCTGGAAAGGATGATCTTGACGAATTCTGCAGTCTGCTCGCAGATCTTGCGCACGACTATTACATCGTCGAGACTCCGAGTGCAGATTTGAAATTCCACTCAAAACTCCTCAAAGATTGGTGGAGGATATACCATGGGTACTGA
- a CDS encoding MFS transporter — protein sequence MSLLPCQEIPVRDRRYILIIATVAAFLTPFMSSSINIALPAIGEEFMADAVLLGWVQTTYLLASAICLVPFGRLADIHGMKKIFLAGITIFTLSTLVCGLSPSVHVLVALRMAQGVGTAMTAVTAVAVLTSIFPAGERGRVLGINVAAVYTGLSMGPFIGGVLTQHLGWRSIFLAAVLLGILAVVLTLRSRGEWSTPRDEPFDLTGSVVYGATLLALMYGLSLLPAALGWVCLALGAGGLALFVRLEMRTENPVLQVRIFRENHVFTFSNLAALINYSATFAVGFLLSLYLQFNRGLDPQTAGLVLMAQPVVQAVLSPAAGRLSDRVEPRIVASVGMAISAVGLAMLSFLTEETPYLYILLSLVVLGTGYALFSSPNTNAIMSSVERRFYGVASATLATSRQVGMMLSMGVVMMIISVVVGRVAITPAEHAQLLSSVNLAFMVFAGLCVAGIFFSLARGRVREETHRA from the coding sequence ATGAGTCTTCTTCCCTGTCAGGAGATACCCGTCCGTGACCGGCGGTACATCCTCATCATCGCCACAGTCGCCGCGTTCCTCACGCCCTTCATGAGTTCGTCCATCAACATCGCCCTTCCTGCCATCGGGGAGGAGTTCATGGCAGATGCGGTGCTGCTCGGCTGGGTCCAGACTACCTATCTCCTTGCCTCGGCGATCTGTCTCGTCCCCTTCGGGCGACTCGCCGATATCCATGGGATGAAGAAGATCTTCCTCGCCGGGATCACCATCTTCACCCTCTCGACCCTCGTGTGCGGCCTCTCGCCCTCGGTGCACGTCCTCGTCGCGCTGCGTATGGCCCAGGGGGTCGGAACCGCCATGACCGCGGTGACCGCGGTGGCGGTGCTCACCTCCATCTTCCCTGCCGGCGAGCGCGGCCGCGTACTCGGCATCAATGTGGCCGCCGTCTATACGGGCCTCTCCATGGGCCCTTTCATCGGCGGGGTGCTGACCCAGCACCTCGGCTGGCGGAGTATCTTTCTGGCAGCCGTCCTCCTCGGTATCCTTGCCGTCGTCCTCACCCTGCGGTCGCGGGGCGAGTGGTCGACGCCCCGCGACGAACCCTTCGACCTGACAGGTTCGGTCGTCTACGGGGCAACCCTCCTTGCCCTGATGTACGGCCTCTCCCTCCTCCCGGCGGCTCTCGGGTGGGTATGCCTCGCTCTCGGGGCAGGCGGCCTCGCCCTCTTTGTCAGGCTGGAGATGCGGACGGAAAACCCTGTCCTTCAGGTGCGGATCTTCCGGGAGAACCATGTCTTCACCTTCTCCAACCTCGCCGCCCTCATCAACTACAGCGCCACATTCGCTGTCGGTTTTCTTCTCTCCCTGTACCTCCAGTTCAACCGCGGCCTCGACCCCCAGACGGCAGGGCTCGTTTTGATGGCCCAACCCGTCGTCCAGGCCGTCCTCTCCCCCGCGGCCGGGCGCCTCTCCGATCGGGTGGAGCCCCGCATCGTTGCGTCGGTCGGGATGGCAATCAGTGCCGTCGGCCTTGCGATGCTCTCCTTCCTCACCGAAGAGACGCCGTACCTGTACATCCTTCTCTCCCTCGTCGTCCTCGGCACGGGCTATGCTCTCTTCTCCTCGCCGAACACCAATGCCATCATGAGTTCTGTGGAGAGGCGCTTCTACGGCGTGGCCTCCGCCACACTTGCCACTTCCCGCCAGGTCGGCATGATGCTCTCGATGGGGGTCGTGATGATGATCATCTCGGTCGTCGTCGGCAGGGTGGCGATCACCCCGGCCGAGCACGCTCAACTCCTTTCGAGCGTGAACCTGGCTTTCATGGTCTTTGCAGGCCTCTGTGTTGCGGGGATCTTCTTCTCCCTCGCGAGAGGGCGGGTGCGGGAGGAGACGCACCGGGCCTGA
- a CDS encoding helix-turn-helix domain-containing protein: MDMQVNREQLLMSPGCDDGIKRILCLLEEETHGLSISDISRTIDLNRNSVAKYLNMLVVAGRVEMQVVGSARVYRLAVRFPVSTLFPFLPDPAVTVGSDLRVRHVNAHFCALFGMREDEIVGAPVSETPCAILRFLTDSGYLEGAVRGKRDGGGTWHPLAGECGAYVVWTVPAVFEDGDYGAIAAIRPA, translated from the coding sequence ATGGATATGCAGGTGAACAGGGAACAACTCCTGATGTCTCCAGGGTGCGATGACGGAATAAAAAGGATACTGTGTCTTCTGGAGGAGGAGACCCATGGCCTCTCGATCTCCGACATCTCCCGGACGATCGACCTCAACCGTAATTCTGTCGCGAAGTACCTGAACATGCTCGTCGTCGCCGGGAGAGTCGAGATGCAGGTCGTCGGGTCGGCCAGAGTCTACCGCCTCGCCGTGCGCTTTCCTGTCTCGACACTCTTTCCTTTCCTGCCTGACCCTGCCGTCACGGTCGGTTCGGACCTGAGGGTCAGGCATGTCAATGCACACTTCTGCGCTCTTTTTGGTATGAGGGAGGACGAGATTGTCGGTGCTCCCGTCTCGGAGACGCCCTGTGCGATCCTCCGTTTCCTGACCGACTCCGGGTATCTTGAGGGGGCGGTGCGGGGAAAAAGAGATGGCGGCGGCACCTGGCACCCCCTTGCAGGGGAGTGCGGCGCCTATGTCGTCTGGACCGTCCCGGCCGTCTTTGAAGACGGCGACTACGGGGCGATTGCGGCCATACGGCCGGCGTGA
- a CDS encoding type IV pilin codes for MNDSMNNDNAVSEVIGVMLMISVTLIIVGLVAVYATGAAGENEQPVRANLVASGVILDGDGGVVFEHMAGDPLNLDRLEVSLGIRDDPSSHIIVRNEPGKKQYIQKYSKNDSDVLLGDRFVLYADGKDDNGLNWQGETGGKFTIQPGHHLTYRFIDRRTGAPISSGEIAIDL; via the coding sequence ATGAATGATAGTATGAATAATGATAATGCCGTGTCTGAGGTGATAGGCGTCATGCTTATGATCTCGGTCACGCTGATCATCGTGGGCCTGGTGGCGGTGTACGCCACCGGCGCGGCAGGTGAAAACGAGCAACCGGTCAGGGCAAATCTTGTCGCGTCGGGGGTGATCCTGGATGGAGATGGAGGTGTCGTCTTCGAGCACATGGCCGGCGACCCGCTTAACCTCGACCGACTGGAAGTAAGCCTGGGCATACGTGACGACCCTTCAAGCCATATTATTGTCAGGAATGAACCCGGCAAAAAGCAGTATATCCAGAAGTACTCGAAAAATGACAGTGATGTCCTCCTCGGAGACCGGTTCGTACTCTACGCTGATGGAAAGGACGATAACGGGCTCAACTGGCAGGGAGAAACCGGTGGAAAATTCACGATCCAGCCCGGCCACCACCTCACCTACCGCTTCATCGACCGGCGGACAGGTGCACCGATCTCGTCGGGTGAGATTGCGATCGATCTCTAG
- a CDS encoding type IV pilin N-terminal domain-containing protein: MLKVEKETAVSPVIGVMLLLAIVIILAALVASFASGAADAKEKAPSVDIAVYAAGSEKNFTLVFEHRGGDPLRTGDLRINTWVHLPDGGQCPATHDRDVLNTLFGTDIWAAGYSANTGDRKATDAFLELDGKLPDRIKESAVVEVAIYHLPSGSLLHKSSFLLKER, encoded by the coding sequence ATGTTAAAAGTGGAGAAGGAGACGGCGGTCTCCCCCGTCATCGGCGTGATGCTCCTCCTTGCGATCGTGATCATCCTCGCCGCACTTGTCGCCTCCTTTGCCAGCGGTGCTGCCGACGCGAAGGAAAAAGCGCCCTCGGTTGACATCGCGGTGTACGCTGCAGGGAGCGAGAAGAATTTCACCCTCGTCTTCGAGCACCGGGGCGGAGACCCGCTACGGACCGGAGATCTCAGGATCAACACCTGGGTCCACCTGCCTGACGGTGGTCAGTGTCCTGCAACCCATGACCGGGATGTACTGAATACACTCTTCGGGACCGATATCTGGGCAGCGGGGTACAGTGCGAATACCGGGGACCGGAAGGCAACCGACGCATTCCTTGAACTTGACGGGAAGTTGCCCGATCGCATCAAAGAGTCGGCCGTTGTCGAAGTGGCGATCTACCACCTGCCGAGTGGTTCTCTCCTGCATAAGAGCAGTTTTCTCCTGAAGGAGCGGTGA